The proteins below are encoded in one region of Homo sapiens chromosome 2, GRCh38.p14 Primary Assembly:
- the NEU2 gene encoding sialidase-2, whose amino-acid sequence MASLPVLQKESVFQSGAHAYRIPALLYLPGQQSLLAFAEQRASKKDEHAELIVLRRGDYDAPTHQVQWQAQEVVAQARLDGHRSMNPCPLYDAQTGTLFLFFIAIPGQVTEQQQLQTRANVTRLCQVTSTDHGRTWSSPRDLTDAAIGPAYREWSTFAVGPGHCLQLHDRARSLVVPAYAYRKLHPIQRPIPSAFCFLSHDHGRTWARGHFVAQDTLECQVAEVETGEQRVVTLNARSHLRARVQAQSTNDGLDFQESQLVKKLVEPPPQGCQGSVISFPSPRSGPGSPAQWLLYTHPTHSWQRADLGAYLNPRPPAPEAWSEPVLLAKGSCAYSDLQSMGTGPDGSPLFGCLYEANDYEEIVFLMFTLKQAFPAEYLPQ is encoded by the exons ATGGCGTCCCTTCCTGTCCTGCAGAAGGAGAGCGTGTTCCAGTCGGGAGCCCATGCCTACAGAATCCCTGCCCTGCTCTACCTGCCTGGGCAGCAGTCCCTGCTGGCCTTCGCGGAACAGCGGGCAAGCAAGAAGGATGAGCACGCAGAGCTGATTGTCCTGCGCAGAGGAGACTACGACGCACCCACCCACCAGGTTCAG TGGCAAGCTCAGGAGGTGGTGGCCCAGGCCCGGCTGGATGGCCACCGGTCCATGAACCCATGCCCCTTGTATGACGCGCAGACGGGgaccctcttcctcttcttcattgCCATCCCTGGGCAAGTCACGGAGCAACAGCAGCTGCAGACCAGGGCCAATGTGACGCGGCTGTGCCAAGTCACCAGCACTGACCACGGGAGGACCTGGAGCTCCCCCAGAGACCTCACTGATGCGGCCATCGGCCCAGCCTACCGGGAGTGGTCCACCTTTGCAGTGGGCCCGGGGCATTGTTTGCAGCTTCACGACAGGGCCCGGAGCCTGGTGGTGCCCGCCTACGCCTACCGGAAACTTCACCCCATCCAAAGGCCGatcccctctgccttctgcttcCTCAGCCATGACCATGGGCGCACGTGGGCGCGAGGGCACTTTGTGGCCCAGGACACCCTGGAGTGCCAGGTGGCCGAAGTCGAGACTGGGGAGCAGAGGGTGGTGACCCTCAACGCGAGAAGCCACCTCCGAGCCAGGGTCCAGGCCCAGAGCACCAATGACGGGCTTGATTTCCAGGAGTCTCAGCTGGTGAAGAAGCTGGTGGAGCCGCCGCCCCAGGGCTGCCAGGGGAGCGTCATCAGCTTCCCCAGCCCCCGCTCGGGGCCTGGCTCCCCAGCCCAGTGGCTGCTCTACACTCACCCCACACACTCCTGGCAGAGGGCCGACCTGGGTGCCTACCTCAACCCGCGACCTCCAGCCCCTGAGGCCTGGTCAGAGCCGGTACTGCTGGCCAAGGGCAGCTGTGCCTACTCAGACCTCCAGAGCATGGGCACCGGCCCTGATGGGTCCCCCTTGTTTGGGTGTCTGTACGAAGCCAATGATTACGAGGAGATTGTCTTTCTCATGTTCACCCTGAAGCAAGCCTTCCCAGCTGAGTACCTGCCTCAGTGA